A genomic region of Zygotorulaspora mrakii chromosome 7, complete sequence contains the following coding sequences:
- the CDC11 gene encoding septin CDC11 (similar to Saccharomyces cerevisiae CDC11 (YJR076C); ancestral locus Anc_1.531) encodes MATIVEASSTLRRRKHLKRGITFTLMVVGQSGSGRSTFINTLCGQQVVDVSTTVMLPTDTSTEIDLQLREETVELEDDEGVKIQLNIIDTPGFGDSLDNTSSFEVISDYIRHQYDEILLEESRVRRNPRFKDGRIHCCLYLINPTGHGLKEIDVEFIRQLGSIVNVIPVISKSDSLTPDELKLNKKLMMEDIDRFNLPIYNFPFDEEDISEEDYQTNSYLRSLLPFSVIGSNNVENLGDGTMIRGRKYPWGMLDVEDSSISDFVILRNTLLISHLHDLKDYTHEVLYERYRTEALSGEAVPFSKGPASAIGTSAIISSSQSEYVASPQLSTANQSTKTAATTPAQDTYLAREEQIRLEEERLKAFEERVQQELVLKRKELLEREQELRDIEDRIEREARLKQETEAEL; translated from the coding sequence ATGGCTACTATAGTTGAGGCATCGTCCACGTTGAGGAGAAGAAAGCATCTCAAACGTGGGATCACATTCACGTTAATGGTCGTTGGACAGTCCGGTAGTGGCAGATCCACTTTCATCAACACACTCTGTGGACAACAGGTCGTGGATGTTTCTACTACGGTGATGCTACCTACAGATACTTCGACCGAAATAGATCTTCAGTTGCGGGAAGAGACAGTTGAATTGGAGGATGACGAAGGTGTGAAAATACAGCTAAATATCATTGATACGCCAGGATTTGGTGACTCGCTTGATAATACATCGTCCTTCGAGGTCATTTCAGATTACATTCGTCATCAGTATGATGAAATCTTGCTGGAGGAGAGTCGTGTTAGAAGAAACCCAAGGTTCAAAGACGGCAGAATACACTGCTGTCTATATTTGATCAATCCAACAGGCCATGGTTTAAAGGAGATCGACGTCGAATTTATCAGGCAGCTGGGATCAATTGTCAACGTAATCCCAGTGATCAGTAAATCTGACTCCCTCACTCCTGATGAGCTGAAGctcaacaaaaaattgatgatggAAGATATCGACAGGTTCAACCTTCCAATATACAATTTTCCGTTTGACGAGGAGGACATATCCGAAGAGGACTATCAAACGAACTCTTATCTTCGTTCTTTGCTGCCATTTTCAGTGATTGGTTCaaataatgttgaaaaCCTTGGTGACGGGACCATGATTCGTGGTAGGAAATATCCGTGGGGCATGTTAGATGTCGAAGATTCTTCGATATCAGATTTTGTCATTCTGAGAAACACCTTGTTAATTTCGCATTTGCATGACTTGAAAGACTACACACACGAAGTTCTATATGAAAGGTATAGAACAGAAGCTTTATCGGGCGAAGCAgttccattttcaaaggGACCTGCTAGCGCCATTGGTACCTCTGcaattatttcatcatcccAATCGGAATATGTTGCTTCCCCCCAACTTTCAACAGCAAATCAATCTACCAAAACGGCTGCTACGACACCAGCTCAAGATACCTATTTGGCCAGAGAGGAGCAGATAAGGTTAGAAGAGGAGAGATTAAAAGCATTTGAAGAGAGGGTTCAACAAGAATTAGTACTTAAAAGGAAAGAACTTTTAGAAAGAGAACAGGAATTGAGAGATATTGAGGATAGAATAGAGAGGGAAGCTCGCCTTAAACAAGAGACAGAGGCGGAATTGTAG
- the TRP3 gene encoding bifunctional anthranilate synthase/indole-3-glycerol-phosphate synthase (similar to Saccharomyces cerevisiae TRP3 (YKL211C); ancestral locus Anc_1.532): MNPKKVIIIDNYDSFTWNIYEYLCQEGANVDVYRNDKISVDEIEALNPDILLISPGPGHPKTDSGISRDCIKYFIGKIPVFGICMGQQCMFDVFGGDVAYAGEIVHGKTSSIFHDNKGVFRNIPQGVSVTRYHSLAGLEKSLPEELEVTATTENGVIMGVRHKKYTVEGVQFHPESILTEEGHLMIRNILSTSGGTWEENSKNLKSMNAKGSILDKIYQQRQKDVKEQSSIPGFTLKDLQVNFDLGLAPTILDFYQRVKASPGKGAVLAEVKRASPSKGDIFLDAVAAEQALKYARAGACAISVLTEPHWFKGSIQDLVNVRRALDLEYSSDSSKRPCVLRKEFIFNKYQILEARLAGADTVLLIVKMLDDKLLKELYQYAKNDLKMEPLVEISSKEELKRAITIDAKVIGVNNRDLHSFNVDLSTTSNLVSLIPDGTLLIALSGITTAQDAQSYKEEGVRGFLVGEALMKSADVKSFIEDLCA; encoded by the coding sequence ATGAATCCGAAGAAAGTTATAATCATCGACAACTACGATTCCTTCACATGGAATATCTATGAGTACTTATGCCAAGAAGGCGCGAATGTGGATGTGTACCGCAACGATAAAATCAGTGtggatgaaattgaagcatTAAATCCTGACATTCTGCTCATCTCGCCAGGCCCCGGACATCCAAAAACGGACTCTGGTATCTCGAGAGACTGCATCAAGTATTTCATTGGAAAAATACCAGTTTTTGGGATTTGCATGGGCCAGCAATGTATGTTTGACGTTTTTGGTGGTGACGTTGCGTATGCAGGTGAGATCGTCCATGGTAAGACGTCGTCGATATTCCATGATAACAAAGGTGTTTTTAGAAATATTCCTCAAGGTGTATCGGTAACGAGATACCACTCACTGGCTGGccttgaaaaatctttacCTGAAGAGCTAGAAGTAACTGCAACAACTGAGAACGGCGTCATAATGGGTGTCAGACACAAAAAATACACTGTTGAGGGCGTGCAATTTCATCCGGAATCAATCTTAACGGAGGAAGGCCATCTAATGATTAGAAACATTTTGAGCACCTCTGGTGGCACCTGGGAGGAAAACAGCAAGAATCTCAAAAGCATGAACGCTAAAGGGTCAATTTTGGATAAAATCTACCAACAACGTCAGAAGGACGTAAAAGAACAATCCAGCATACCGGGCTTTACCCTAAAAGATCTGCAGGTAAACTTTGATTTGGGATTGGCACCAACTATTTTAGATTTTTATCAACGTGTGAAAGCATCGCCTGGTAAAGGTGCTGTGCTGGCGGAGGTCAAACGTGCGTCTCCATCGAAGGGTGACATTTTCTTGGACGCCGTTGCTGCCGAGCAAGCATTAAAGTATGCAAGGGCTGGTGCCTGCGCAATTTCAGTTTTAACGGAACCACACTGGTTCAAGGGCTCTATACAAGATTTAGTCAATGTAAGAAGAGCGCTAGATTTGGAATATTCTTCAGACTCATCGAAAAGACCTTGTGTTCTGAGAAAAGAGTTCATATTTAACAAATACCAAATACTTGAGGCCAGATTGGCGGGTGCAGATACCGTTTTACTAATCGTGAAGATGCTGGATGATAAACTATTGAAGGAGTTGTATCAGTACGCGAAAAATGACCTCAAAATGGAGCCTTTAGTCGAGATTAGCTCGAAGGAAGAGCTGAAACGCGCTATCACAATAGATGCCAAAGTAATTGGAGTCAATAATAGAGACTTACACTCATTCAATGTAGATTTGAGCACTACAAGCAATTTGGTATCGTTAATTCCAGATGGTACTTTATTGATCGCTTTATCTGGTATCACTACTGCCCAAGATGCTCAGTCTTATAAGGAGGAGGGTGTGCGCGGATTCTTAGTTGGAGAAGCACTAATGAAATCTGCAGATGTCAAATCTTTTATTGAGGATCTTTGTGCTTAG
- the SAC1 gene encoding phosphatidylinositol-3-phosphatase SAC1 (similar to Saccharomyces cerevisiae SAC1 (YKL212W); ancestral locus Anc_1.533) translates to MAGPLLFAKTSEGLLFQSTTSLEKSHVVHLSAHDQVVRSIGGEDFPTQGVIKIAALLGFIKLKLNRYAVIANRVEETGRFNRHTIYRVVEHSIVAAKEIQTMDSDESECLKLLNLHLKNGTFYFSYTYDMTNSLQRNREIGVASWKTADTRFFWNHYLCEELRNLVSEGYQVEDFIQPMIYGYAKVIDTIINSTPISLGLITRRSRLRAGTRYFRRGIDEDGNVGNYNETEQLLFVKSSLDGDAQIFSYLQIRGSVPVYWAEINNLKYKPNLVIGESSSLNATRTHFDQQKQLYGDVYLVNLVNQKGYELPVKEAYESAVHALNDSELHYVYFDFHHECRKMRWYRVKLLIDHLSKMGLKDSDFFQEKVGADGSTVDVKQQRSTVRTNCMDCLDRTNVVQSVLAHWVLQKALETAEVVRDGAPWESDLPLLAAFQNLWADNADAVSCAYSGTGALKTDFTRTGKRTRMGALKDFLNSASRYYQNNLADGPRQDSYDLFLGNFKPYMTSIQSPFPDRRPFFVQLMPVVIYAALTVLTSTIVFPKDHFTSKKNLAFFLSASIILFISTRSLIKDGIQYVNWPKLVDVGFLVAQQTHDKERVFKGLRFLPSSKFIKPGSVKKD, encoded by the coding sequence ATGGCAGGACCTCTACTATTTGCAAAGACTTCGGAAGGTTTGCTATTTCAGTCAACAACGAGTCTAGAGAAGAGTCATGTTGTTCATTTGTCTGCGCACGATCAAGTTGTTAGGTCTATAGGAGGCGAAGACTTTCCAACACAGGGAGTGATCAAAATTGCTGCGCTCTTAGGTTTCATTAAGTTGAAGTTGAACCGGTATGCTGTTATTGCTAATAGAGTTGAGGAAACTGGTCGCTTCAATCGCCATACAATCTATAGGGTTGTTGAACATTCTATAGTAGCTGCTAAAGAGATCCAGACCATGGATTCTGATGAGTCGGAGTGTTTGAAATTACTCAATCTGCATTTGAAGAACGGAACATTTTATTTCTCGTATACTTATGATATGACCAATTCTCTACAAAGAAATAGAGAGATAGGCGTAGCATCTTGGAAGACTGCCGACACGAGATTCTTCTGGAATCATTATTTATGCGAGGAGCTGAGAAACTTGGTCAGCGAGGGTTACCAAGTTGAGGATTTTATTCAGCCGATGATCTATGGTTATGCTAAGGTTATTGATACGATCATTAATTCTACTCCAATTTCCTTGGGTCTGATCACAAGACGTAGTAGATTGAGAGCAGGCACAAGATATTTCCGTCGTGGGATCGATGAAGATGGTAATGTCGGGAATTACAATGAAACAGAGCAACTGCTCTTTGTTAAATCATCGTTGGATGGTGATGCACAAATATTTTCCTATTTGCAAATAAGAGGTTCTGTTCCAGTATATTGGGCAGAAATTAACAATCTAAAGTATAAGCCAAACTTGGTTATTGGTGAAAGTTCGTCCCTCAACGCTACTAGAACTCATTTtgatcaacaaaaacaattaTACGGCGATGTTTACTTGGTTAACCTAGTTAATCAAAAGGGTTATGAGCTTCCTGTCAAAGAAGCCTACGAATCTGCTGTACATGCTTTGAATGACTCAGAGTTGCATTACGTctattttgattttcatcatgAATGTCGTAAAATGAGGTGGTATAGGGTGAAGTTACTGATTGATCACCTGTCTAAAATGGGCTTGAAAGATTCTGATTTTTTCCAGGAAAAAGTGGGGGCTGATGGGTCCACTGTCGACGTTAAACAACAGCGTTCGACTGTAAGAACAAATTGTATGGACTGTTTAGATAGGACAAATGTTGTTCAATCTGTTTTGGCACATTGGGTATTGCAAAAAGCACTTGAAACCGCCGAAGTTGTGAGAGACGGTGCCCCTTGGGAAAGCGATTTGCCGCTGCTTGCCGCATTTCAGAATTTATGGGCTGATAATGCAGATGCTGTGAGCTGTGCATACTCTGGAACTGGAGCTTTGAAAACAGATTTCACACGAACCGGTAAACGCACTCGTATGGGGGCCttaaaagattttttaaaCTCAGCATCTCGTTATTATCAGAACAATTTGGCGGATGGCCCAAGGCAAGATTCCTATGACTTATTTTTGGGAAACTTTAAGCCTTATATGACATCTATTCAATCACCATTTCCTGATAGAAGACCGTTTTTTGTTCAACTAATGCCAGTCGTTATCTATGCTGCCTTGACCGTGTTGACATCAACTATAGTATTCCCTAAGGATCATTTTacaagcaaaaaaaatttagcTTTCTTCCTCAGTGCCTCCATTATATTATTCATTTCCACCCGGTCTTTGATCAAAGACGGTATTCAATACGTTAACTGGCCAAAACTGGTAGATGTTGGCTTCTTGGTTGCTCAACAAACGCATGACAAGGAGAGAGTGTTCAAAGGTTTGAGGTTTCTTCCTAGttcaaaatttatcaagcCTGGTTCTGTGAAGAAGGattga
- the DOA1 gene encoding Doa1p (similar to Saccharomyces cerevisiae DOA1 (YKL213C); ancestral locus Anc_1.534): MYSLSATLLGHSQDVRDIAVVDNERVASVSRDGCVCVWRKQTNGTWDSTTIDKNDSFLNSVCYNFASQLLFYGGKDAMINGSYLDSKLGDDPLYTLIGHDGNVCSLSSDGEYVISGSWDKTAKVWQHGTLKWELKGHTGSVWDAKIIPNSVDQFLTASADKSIKLWKENKVLKTFTGLHNDVIRHLQVLKGGDQFASCSNDGEIKVCDMNGRVLRTLSGHESFVYSIKEAPNGELISCGEDRSLRIWSQDGSIKQVIRLPAISIWCIDILPNGDIAVGSSDSVIRIFTRDASRAASENDIREFNKEVENTSINSKVMGVDESKLSPLEVLQQPGKKEGQIVVVKNPSGVIEAHQCSQGKWVKVGDVIGSDSGGDKKKEFEGKNYDFVFDVDIEEGQPPLKLPLNANDNPYTVADQFLARYELPFSYKDQVVNFILKNTGGISFEQTTSQSGPVKSMMVLPVKEYLQINNCNPEKIFSGIVKLNAVEGTFDDEALAQIGAAFQSVDDSWELLYSFAVMMRSKWKSKIPAYDIIRIIAHKLPEASDISEFIEEGLGNSNISIVMLTVRILVNCFKNEFWGIHLMSSNKVYDSVFETIETQFNNATRQQAQNLAIAVSTLLFNYSVLILRDGSLLDVIPTISDAINTKYAPLEEYQSSEEAAYRLLVSYGNLATLEPSLLHFANSIPWIKRLKERYGHISRFSAIYEDLAK, encoded by the coding sequence ATGTATAGTTTAAGTGCAACTTTGTTGGGCCATTCTCAGGATGTTCGTGATATCGCCGTTGTTGACAATGAACGTGTTGCGAGCGTATCGAGGGATGGATGTGTATGTGTGTGGAGAAAGCAGACTAATGGAACCTGGGATAGCACAACCATCGATAAAAATGATTCGTTCTTAAATAGTGTCTGCTATAACTTTGCAAGCCAGCTACTATTTTACGGAGGAAAAGATGCTATGATTAATGGATCTTATCTTGATTCTAAGCTTGGCGACGATCCTTTGTATACGCTAATCGGACATGATGGCAATGTATGCAGCCTGAGTAGCGATGGAGAATATGTTATTAGTGGAAGTTGGGATAAGACAGCTAAAGTTTGGCAACACGGTACACTGAAATGGGAATTAAAAGGTCATACTGGGTCAGTATGGGATGCCAAGATAATTCCTAATAGTGTAGATCAGTTCCTGACAGCATCTGCGGATAAAAGTATCAAGCTATGGAAGGAGAACAAGGTACTGAAGACATTCACAGGACTCCATAATGATGTTATAAGACATCTGCAAGTTTTAAAAGGGGGAGACCAATTTGCAAGCTGCTCCAATGACGGAGAAATAAAAGTATGCGATATGAATGGCAGAGTTTTGCGTACCTTAAGTGGACATGAAAGTTTTGTCTACAGTATAAAGGAAGCGCCAAATGGCGAACTCATTAGTTGTGGAGAAGACAGATCTCTCCGAATCTGGTCTCAAGACGGTTCTATTAAACAAGTGATTCGATTACCTGCCATTTCCATCTGGTGTATTGACATATTGCCAAACGGTGACATTGCCGTGGGAAGTAGTGACAGCGTTATCAGAATTTTCACCAGAGACGCTTCAAGAGCTGCTTCCGAAAACGACATACGGGAGTTTAATAAGGAAGTTGAGAATACATCAATTAATTCAAAGGTAATGGGTGTCGACGAGTCTAAACTCTCACCCCTTGAGGTTCTCCAACAGCCgggaaaaaaagaaggtcAAATTGTAGTCGTTAAGAATCCTTCGGGAGTTATTGAGGCACATCAATGTTCGCAAGGAAAATGGGTAAAAGTGGGAGATGTAATTGGGTCCGATAGTGGtggtgataaaaaaaaagaatttgaaggTAAAAACTATGACTTCGTATTCGATGtagatattgaagaaggcCAACCTCCTTTGAAACTTCCGTTGAATGCTAACGATAATCCTTACACCGTTGCTGACCAATTTTTGGCACGCTATGAATTGCCATTTTCGTACAAGGATCAAGTCGTtaacttcattttgaagaatacaGGTGGCATCTCATTTGAGCAAACCACTTCGCAAAGTGGGCCCGTCAAAAGCATGATGGTTTTACCTGTGAAAGAATATCTACAGATAAATAATTGCAATCCGGAGAAGATTTTTTCCGGCATCGTAAAACTCAATGCTGTGGAAGGAACATTCGATGATGAGGCACTTGCACAGATTGGTGCAGCTTTTCAAAGCGTCGACGACAGCTGGGAATTATTGTATTCTTTTGCAGTTATGATGAGATCGAAATGGAAATCGAAAATTCCAGCATACGACATTATCAGAATCATTGCACATAAGCTTCCAGAAGCTTCTGATATTAGCGAATTCATCGAAGAGGGCCTAGGTAACAGTAACATATCCATCGTAATGCTCACTGTCCGGATTTTAGTAAACTGTTTCAAGAATGAATTTTGGGGTATTCATTTAATGTCATCAAACAAGGTGTACGATTCTGTTTTCGAAACGATAGAGACCCAATTCAACAATGCAACAAGACAACAAGCTCAAAATCTCGCTATCGCTGTGTCCACTCTTCTCTTCAACTATAGTGTTCTGATATTGAGAGATGGCTCCTTGCTTGACGTGATACCAACCATCTCAGATGCTATAAATACAAAATATGCTCCACTGGAAGAGTATCAGTCGTCTGAAGAAGCTGCGTATAGATTGTTAGTCTCGTATGGAAATTTAGCAACTTTAGAGCCTTCATTACTGCATTTCGCTAATTCAATCCCATGGATAAAAAGGctcaaagaaagatatGGCCACATCAGTAGATTTAGTGCTATATATGAGGATTTAGCTAAATAA
- the YRA2 gene encoding Yra2p (similar to Saccharomyces cerevisiae YRA2 (YKL214C); ancestral locus Anc_1.535): MSLEKSLNHIIGEENSSNENHRVTKYRRRDLRNSLANRIGKGRLRGNDLNNVQFRQPTKKRLKISKIPLDVSDFVIEDMWKEFGEPAYFNIYDTKDDRTAMCEFSDLGIMESIANKFSSMDFNGAKVETEIFELKGRQGRNSNTRGSRGKRGSHYESNRTSKANTQPKLKSKQPTAEDLDAELEEYMNN, encoded by the exons ATGTCACTTGAAAAGTCATTGAACCACATAATTGGGGAAGAG AACTCTTCAAATGAGAATCACCGAGTAACT AAATATCGCCGTCGGGATTTGAGAAACAGTTTAGCCAATAGAATTGGCAAAGGGAGACTAAGAGGCAATGATCTTAACAATGTCCAATTTAGACAAccaacaaagaaaagattaaaAATATCCAAAATTCCGCTAGATGTTTCTGACTTTGTGATAGAAGATATGTGGAAAGAATTTGGAGAACCAGCGTACTTCAATATTTATGATACGAAAGATGACAGAACTGCAATGTGCGAGTTTTCGGACCTTGGTATAATGGAAAGTATTGCCAATAAGTTCAGCTCAATGGACTTTAACGGTGCCAAGGTCGAGACCgagatttttgaattaaAAGGCCGTCAAGGCAGAAACAGCAACACAAGGGGGTCTCGCGGTAAGCGCGGTAGTCACTATGAATCAAATAGAACTTCAAAAGCCAACACGCAGCCTAAATTGAAATCTAAACAACCCACAGCAGAAGATCTAGATGCTGAACTAGAGGAATATATGAATAATTAA